In Phocoena sinus isolate mPhoSin1 chromosome 10, mPhoSin1.pri, whole genome shotgun sequence, a single genomic region encodes these proteins:
- the MAP3K12 gene encoding mitogen-activated protein kinase kinase kinase 12 isoform X8 encodes MIWAHRSPLHRGPEAMACLHETRTPSPSFGGFVSTLSEASMRKLDPDTSDCTPEKDLTPTQCVLRDVVPLGGQGGGGPSPSPGGEPPPEPFANSVLQLHEQDAGGPGGATGSPESRASRVRADEVRLQCQSGSGFLEGLFGCLRPVWTMIGKAYSTEHKQQQEDLWEVPFEEILDLQWVGSGAQGAVFLGRFHGEEVAVKKVRDLKETDIKHLRKLKHPNIITFKGVCTQAPCYCILMEFCAQGQLYEVLRAGRPVTPSLLVDWSMGIAGGMNYLHLHKIIHRDLKSPNMLITYDDVVKISDFGTSKELSDKSTKMSFAGTVAWMAPEVIRNEPVSEKVDIWSFGVVLWELLTGEIPYKDVDSSAIIWGVGSNSLHLPVPSSCPDGFKILLRQCWNSKPRNRPSFRQILLHLDIASADVLSTPQETYFKSQAEWREEVKLHFEKIKSEGTCLHRLEEELVMRRREELRHALDIREHYERKLERANNLYMELNALMLQLELKERELLRREQALERRCPGLLKSHPSRGLLHGNTMEKLIKKRNVPQKLSPHSKRPDILKTESLLPKLDAALSGVGLPGCAKGPPSPGRSRRGKTRHRKASAKGSCGDLPGLRAVVPPHEPGGPGSPVGLAGGPSAWEACPPALRGLHHDLLLRKMSSSSPDLLSAALGARGRGATGGAGDPGSPPPARGDTPPSEGSAPGSTSPDSPGGAKGEPPPPVGPGDGVGLLGTGREGTAGRGGSRAGSQHLTPAALLYRAAVTRSQKRGISSEEEEGEVDSEVELTSSQRALPTLRTQTVTALNWKMPTVVKPCGPQPPSLHESHSYPCT; translated from the exons ATGATCTG GGCCCACCGCTCACCACTACACcggggcccagaggccatggcctGCCTCCATGAGACCCGCACACCCTCCCCTTCCTTTGGGGGTTTCGTGTCCACCCTAAGCGAGGCGTCCATGCGCAAGCTGGACCCAGACACTTCCGACTGCACCCCCGAGAAGGACCTGACGCCTACCCAGTGTGTACTCCGAGATGTAGTGCCGCtcggggggcagggcgggggcgggcccagcccctccccaggtggAGAGCCGCCCCCTGAGCCTTTTGCCAACAGTGTCCTGCAGCTGCACGAGCAGGATGCTGGGGGCCCAGGGGGAGCCACTGGGTCCCCTGAGAGTCGGGCGTCCAGAGTTCGAGCAGATGAGGTGCGACTACAGTGCCAGAGCGGCAGCGGCTTCCTGGAAGGCCTCTTCGGCTGCCTGCGCCCTGTCTGGACCATGATTGGGAAGGCCTACTCCACAGAGCACAAGCAGCAGCAGGAAG ACCTTTGGGAGGTCCCCTTTGAGGAAATCCTGGACCTGCAGTGGGTGGGCTCAGGGGCCCAGGGCGCCGTCTTCCTGGGGCGCTTCCATGGGGAGGAGGTGGCTGTGAAGAAGGTACGGGACCTGAAGGAGACTGACATCAAGCACCTGCGAAAGCTGAAGCACCCTAACATCATCACCTTCAA GGGTGTGTGTACCCAGGCTCCCTGCTACTGCATCCTTATGGAGTTCTGCGCTCAGGGCCAGCTGTATGAGGTGCTGCGGGCTGGCCGCCCTGTCACCCCCTCCTTGCTGGTTGACTGGTCCATGGGCATTGCCGGCGGCATGAACTACCTGCACCTGCACAAGATTATCCACCGAGACCTCAAGTCCCCCAA CATGCTCATCACGTACGACGATGTGGTGAAGATCTCCGATTTTGGCACTTCCAAGGAGCTGAGTGACAAGAGCACCAAGATGTCCTTTGCAGGGACGGTAGCCTGGATGGCCCCTGAAGTGATCCGCAATGAGCCTGTGTCTGAGAAGGTCGACATCTG GTCCTTTGGTGTGGTGCTGTGGGAACTGCTGACTGGTGAGATCCCCTACAAAGACGTAGATTCCTCAGCCATCATCTGGGGTGTGGGAAGCAACAGTCTCCATCTGCCTGTGCCCTCCAGCTGCCCAGACGGCTTCAAAATCCTGCTTCGTCAGTGCTG GAACAGCAAACCACGAAATCGTCCATCATTCCGACAGATCCTGCTGCATCTGGACATCGCCTCAGCCGATGTACTCTCCACACCCCAGGAGACTTACTTTAAGTCCCAG GCAGAGTGGCGTGAAGAGGTAAAGctgcattttgaaaaaattaagtcaGAAGGGACTTGTCTGCACCGCCTAGAAGAAGAGCTAGTGATGCGGAGGAGGGAGGAGCTCAG ACACGCCTTGGACATCAGGGAACACTATGAGCGGAAGCTGGAGAGAGCCAACAACCTGTACATGGAACTTAATGCTCTCATGTTGCAGCTGGAGCTGAAGGAACGGGAGCTACTCAG GAGGGAGCAAGCTTTAGAGCGGAGGTGCCCAGGTCTGCTGAAGTCACACCCTTCCCGAGGCCTCCTGCACGGGAACACGATggagaagctcatcaagaagaGGAATGTCCCACAGAAGCTGTCACCCCACAGCAAAAG GCCAGATATCCTCAAGACTGAGTCTTTGCTACCCAAGCTAGATGCAGCCCTGAGTGGGGTGGGGCTTCCTGGGTGTGCTAAGGGCCCCCCCTCACCGGGACGGAGTCGCCGTGGCAAGACCCGTCACCGCAAGGCCAGCGCCAAGGGCAGCTGCGGGGACCTGCCCGGGCTTCGTGCAGTTGTGCCACCCCATGAACCTGGGGGACCAGGAAGCCCAGTGGGGCTAGCAGGGGGACCCTCGGCCTGGGAAGCCTGCCCTCCAGCCCTCCGTGGGCTCCACCATGACCTCCTGCTCCGAAAGATGTCTTCATCGTCCCCCGACCTGCTGTCAGCGGCATTGGGAGCCCGGGGCCGGGGGGCTACAGGGGGAGCTGGGGACCCTGGCTCACCACCTCCAGCCCGGGGTGACACCCCGCCAAGTGAGGGCTCGGCACCCGGCTCCACCAGCCCGGATTCACCAGGGGGAGCCAAAGGGGAGCCACCTCCACCAGTAGGGCCTGGTGACGGTGTAGGGCTGCTGGGAACTGGAAGGGAAGGGACGGCGGGACGGGGAGGAAGCCGGGCTGGGTCCCAGCACTTGACCCCAGCTGCACTGCTGTACAGGGCTGCTGTCACCCGAAGTCAG AAACGTGGAATCTCatcagaggaagaggaaggagaggtggaCAGTGAAGTAGAGCTGACCTCAAGCCAGAG GGCCCTCCCAACTCTGAGGACTCAGACTGTGACAGCACTGAACTGGAAAATGCCAACAGTGGTGAAGCCTTGcggcccccagcctccctccctccatgaAAGCCACTCTTATCCTTGTACatag
- the MAP3K12 gene encoding mitogen-activated protein kinase kinase kinase 12 isoform X5, translating to MACLHETRTPSPSFGGFVSTLSEASMRKLDPDTSDCTPEKDLTPTQCVLRDVVPLGGQGGGGPSPSPGGEPPPEPFANSVLQLHEQDAGGPGGATGSPESRASRVRADEVRLQCQSGSGFLEGLFGCLRPVWTMIGKAYSTEHKQQQEDLWEVPFEEILDLQWVGSGAQGAVFLGRFHGEEVAVKKVRDLKETDIKHLRKLKHPNIITFKGVCTQAPCYCILMEFCAQGQLYEVLRAGRPVTPSLLVDWSMGIAGGMNYLHLHKIIHRDLKSPNMLITYDDVVKISDFGTSKELSDKSTKMSFAGTVAWMAPEVIRNEPVSEKVDIWSFGVVLWELLTGEIPYKDVDSSAIIWGVGSNSLHLPVPSSCPDGFKILLRQCWNSKPRNRPSFRQILLHLDIASADVLSTPQETYFKSQAEWREEVKLHFEKIKSEGTCLHRLEEELVMRRREELRHALDIREHYERKLERANNLYMELNALMLQLELKERELLRREQALERRCPGLLKSHPSRGLLHGNTMEKLIKKRNVPQKLSPHSKRPDILKTESLLPKLDAALSGVGLPGCAKGPPSPGRSRRGKTRHRKASAKGSCGDLPGLRAVVPPHEPGGPGSPVGLAGGPSAWEACPPALRGLHHDLLLRKMSSSSPDLLSAALGARGRGATGGAGDPGSPPPARGDTPPSEGSAPGSTSPDSPGGAKGEPPPPVGPGDGVGLLGTGREGTAGRGGSRAGSQHLTPAALLYRAAVTRSQKRGISSEEEEGEVDSEVELTSSQRWSQGLNMRQSLSTFSSENPSDGEEGTASEPSPSGTPEVGSTNTDERPDERSDDMCSQGSEIPLDPPSSEVVTGREPSSLPIPHHNLLRGEQGPPNSEDSDCDSTELENANSGEALRPPASLPP from the exons atggcctGCCTCCATGAGACCCGCACACCCTCCCCTTCCTTTGGGGGTTTCGTGTCCACCCTAAGCGAGGCGTCCATGCGCAAGCTGGACCCAGACACTTCCGACTGCACCCCCGAGAAGGACCTGACGCCTACCCAGTGTGTACTCCGAGATGTAGTGCCGCtcggggggcagggcgggggcgggcccagcccctccccaggtggAGAGCCGCCCCCTGAGCCTTTTGCCAACAGTGTCCTGCAGCTGCACGAGCAGGATGCTGGGGGCCCAGGGGGAGCCACTGGGTCCCCTGAGAGTCGGGCGTCCAGAGTTCGAGCAGATGAGGTGCGACTACAGTGCCAGAGCGGCAGCGGCTTCCTGGAAGGCCTCTTCGGCTGCCTGCGCCCTGTCTGGACCATGATTGGGAAGGCCTACTCCACAGAGCACAAGCAGCAGCAGGAAG ACCTTTGGGAGGTCCCCTTTGAGGAAATCCTGGACCTGCAGTGGGTGGGCTCAGGGGCCCAGGGCGCCGTCTTCCTGGGGCGCTTCCATGGGGAGGAGGTGGCTGTGAAGAAGGTACGGGACCTGAAGGAGACTGACATCAAGCACCTGCGAAAGCTGAAGCACCCTAACATCATCACCTTCAA GGGTGTGTGTACCCAGGCTCCCTGCTACTGCATCCTTATGGAGTTCTGCGCTCAGGGCCAGCTGTATGAGGTGCTGCGGGCTGGCCGCCCTGTCACCCCCTCCTTGCTGGTTGACTGGTCCATGGGCATTGCCGGCGGCATGAACTACCTGCACCTGCACAAGATTATCCACCGAGACCTCAAGTCCCCCAA CATGCTCATCACGTACGACGATGTGGTGAAGATCTCCGATTTTGGCACTTCCAAGGAGCTGAGTGACAAGAGCACCAAGATGTCCTTTGCAGGGACGGTAGCCTGGATGGCCCCTGAAGTGATCCGCAATGAGCCTGTGTCTGAGAAGGTCGACATCTG GTCCTTTGGTGTGGTGCTGTGGGAACTGCTGACTGGTGAGATCCCCTACAAAGACGTAGATTCCTCAGCCATCATCTGGGGTGTGGGAAGCAACAGTCTCCATCTGCCTGTGCCCTCCAGCTGCCCAGACGGCTTCAAAATCCTGCTTCGTCAGTGCTG GAACAGCAAACCACGAAATCGTCCATCATTCCGACAGATCCTGCTGCATCTGGACATCGCCTCAGCCGATGTACTCTCCACACCCCAGGAGACTTACTTTAAGTCCCAG GCAGAGTGGCGTGAAGAGGTAAAGctgcattttgaaaaaattaagtcaGAAGGGACTTGTCTGCACCGCCTAGAAGAAGAGCTAGTGATGCGGAGGAGGGAGGAGCTCAG ACACGCCTTGGACATCAGGGAACACTATGAGCGGAAGCTGGAGAGAGCCAACAACCTGTACATGGAACTTAATGCTCTCATGTTGCAGCTGGAGCTGAAGGAACGGGAGCTACTCAG GAGGGAGCAAGCTTTAGAGCGGAGGTGCCCAGGTCTGCTGAAGTCACACCCTTCCCGAGGCCTCCTGCACGGGAACACGATggagaagctcatcaagaagaGGAATGTCCCACAGAAGCTGTCACCCCACAGCAAAAG GCCAGATATCCTCAAGACTGAGTCTTTGCTACCCAAGCTAGATGCAGCCCTGAGTGGGGTGGGGCTTCCTGGGTGTGCTAAGGGCCCCCCCTCACCGGGACGGAGTCGCCGTGGCAAGACCCGTCACCGCAAGGCCAGCGCCAAGGGCAGCTGCGGGGACCTGCCCGGGCTTCGTGCAGTTGTGCCACCCCATGAACCTGGGGGACCAGGAAGCCCAGTGGGGCTAGCAGGGGGACCCTCGGCCTGGGAAGCCTGCCCTCCAGCCCTCCGTGGGCTCCACCATGACCTCCTGCTCCGAAAGATGTCTTCATCGTCCCCCGACCTGCTGTCAGCGGCATTGGGAGCCCGGGGCCGGGGGGCTACAGGGGGAGCTGGGGACCCTGGCTCACCACCTCCAGCCCGGGGTGACACCCCGCCAAGTGAGGGCTCGGCACCCGGCTCCACCAGCCCGGATTCACCAGGGGGAGCCAAAGGGGAGCCACCTCCACCAGTAGGGCCTGGTGACGGTGTAGGGCTGCTGGGAACTGGAAGGGAAGGGACGGCGGGACGGGGAGGAAGCCGGGCTGGGTCCCAGCACTTGACCCCAGCTGCACTGCTGTACAGGGCTGCTGTCACCCGAAGTCAG AAACGTGGAATCTCatcagaggaagaggaaggagaggtggaCAGTGAAGTAGAGCTGACCTCAAGCCAGAG GTGGTCTCAGGGCCTGAACATGCGCCAGTCGCTATCTACCTTCAGCTCAGAGAACCCGTCAGATGGGGAGGAGGGCACAGCTAGTGAGCCTTCCCCCAGTGGCACACCTGAAGTTGGCAGTACGAACACTGATGAGCGGCCAGATGAGCGGTCTGATGACATGTGCTCCCAGGGCTCAGAAATCCCACTGGACCCACCCTCCTCAGAGGTGGTTACTGGCCGGGAACCCAGCTCCTTGCCCATCCCACACCACAACCTACTCAGAGGGGAGCAG GGCCCTCCCAACTCTGAGGACTCAGACTGTGACAGCACTGAACTGGAAAATGCCAACAGTGGTGAAGCCTTGcggcccccagcctccctccctccatga
- the MAP3K12 gene encoding mitogen-activated protein kinase kinase kinase 12 isoform X2 has product MACLHETRTPSPSFGGFVSTLSEASMRKLDPDTSDCTPEKDLTPTQCVLRDVVPLGGQGGGGPSPSPGGEPPPEPFANSVLQLHEQDAGGPGGATGSPESRASRVRADEVRLQCQSGSGFLEGLFGCLRPVWTMIGKAYSTEHKQQQEDLWEVPFEEILDLQWVGSGAQGAVFLGRFHGEEVAVKKVRDLKETDIKHLRKLKHPNIITFKGVCTQAPCYCILMEFCAQGQLYEVLRAGRPVTPSLLVDWSMGIAGGMNYLHLHKIIHRDLKSPNMLITYDDVVKISDFGTSKELSDKSTKMSFAGTVAWMAPEVIRNEPVSEKVDIWSFGVVLWELLTGEIPYKDVDSSAIIWGVGSNSLHLPVPSSCPDGFKILLRQCWNSKPRNRPSFRQILLHLDIASADVLSTPQETYFKSQAEWREEVKLHFEKIKSEGTCLHRLEEELVMRRREELRHALDIREHYERKLERANNLYMELNALMLQLELKERELLRREQALERRCPGLLKSHPSRGLLHGNTMEKLIKKRNVPQKLSPHSKRPDILKTESLLPKLDAALSGVGLPGCAKGPPSPGRSRRGKTRHRKASAKGSCGDLPGLRAVVPPHEPGGPGSPVGLAGGPSAWEACPPALRGLHHDLLLRKMSSSSPDLLSAALGARGRGATGGAGDPGSPPPARGDTPPSEGSAPGSTSPDSPGGAKGEPPPPVGPGDGVGLLGTGREGTAGRGGSRAGSQHLTPAALLYRAAVTRSQKRGISSEEEEGEVDSEVELTSSQRWSQGLNMRQSLSTFSSENPSDGEEGTASEPSPSGTPEVGSTNTDERPDERSDDMCSQGSEIPLDPPSSEVVTGREPSSLPIPHHNLLRGEQVSRNQVLDREQMSSHLRAAGETDAEARKIGTSPLCHSVSEAVSSRTKEQISTW; this is encoded by the exons atggcctGCCTCCATGAGACCCGCACACCCTCCCCTTCCTTTGGGGGTTTCGTGTCCACCCTAAGCGAGGCGTCCATGCGCAAGCTGGACCCAGACACTTCCGACTGCACCCCCGAGAAGGACCTGACGCCTACCCAGTGTGTACTCCGAGATGTAGTGCCGCtcggggggcagggcgggggcgggcccagcccctccccaggtggAGAGCCGCCCCCTGAGCCTTTTGCCAACAGTGTCCTGCAGCTGCACGAGCAGGATGCTGGGGGCCCAGGGGGAGCCACTGGGTCCCCTGAGAGTCGGGCGTCCAGAGTTCGAGCAGATGAGGTGCGACTACAGTGCCAGAGCGGCAGCGGCTTCCTGGAAGGCCTCTTCGGCTGCCTGCGCCCTGTCTGGACCATGATTGGGAAGGCCTACTCCACAGAGCACAAGCAGCAGCAGGAAG ACCTTTGGGAGGTCCCCTTTGAGGAAATCCTGGACCTGCAGTGGGTGGGCTCAGGGGCCCAGGGCGCCGTCTTCCTGGGGCGCTTCCATGGGGAGGAGGTGGCTGTGAAGAAGGTACGGGACCTGAAGGAGACTGACATCAAGCACCTGCGAAAGCTGAAGCACCCTAACATCATCACCTTCAA GGGTGTGTGTACCCAGGCTCCCTGCTACTGCATCCTTATGGAGTTCTGCGCTCAGGGCCAGCTGTATGAGGTGCTGCGGGCTGGCCGCCCTGTCACCCCCTCCTTGCTGGTTGACTGGTCCATGGGCATTGCCGGCGGCATGAACTACCTGCACCTGCACAAGATTATCCACCGAGACCTCAAGTCCCCCAA CATGCTCATCACGTACGACGATGTGGTGAAGATCTCCGATTTTGGCACTTCCAAGGAGCTGAGTGACAAGAGCACCAAGATGTCCTTTGCAGGGACGGTAGCCTGGATGGCCCCTGAAGTGATCCGCAATGAGCCTGTGTCTGAGAAGGTCGACATCTG GTCCTTTGGTGTGGTGCTGTGGGAACTGCTGACTGGTGAGATCCCCTACAAAGACGTAGATTCCTCAGCCATCATCTGGGGTGTGGGAAGCAACAGTCTCCATCTGCCTGTGCCCTCCAGCTGCCCAGACGGCTTCAAAATCCTGCTTCGTCAGTGCTG GAACAGCAAACCACGAAATCGTCCATCATTCCGACAGATCCTGCTGCATCTGGACATCGCCTCAGCCGATGTACTCTCCACACCCCAGGAGACTTACTTTAAGTCCCAG GCAGAGTGGCGTGAAGAGGTAAAGctgcattttgaaaaaattaagtcaGAAGGGACTTGTCTGCACCGCCTAGAAGAAGAGCTAGTGATGCGGAGGAGGGAGGAGCTCAG ACACGCCTTGGACATCAGGGAACACTATGAGCGGAAGCTGGAGAGAGCCAACAACCTGTACATGGAACTTAATGCTCTCATGTTGCAGCTGGAGCTGAAGGAACGGGAGCTACTCAG GAGGGAGCAAGCTTTAGAGCGGAGGTGCCCAGGTCTGCTGAAGTCACACCCTTCCCGAGGCCTCCTGCACGGGAACACGATggagaagctcatcaagaagaGGAATGTCCCACAGAAGCTGTCACCCCACAGCAAAAG GCCAGATATCCTCAAGACTGAGTCTTTGCTACCCAAGCTAGATGCAGCCCTGAGTGGGGTGGGGCTTCCTGGGTGTGCTAAGGGCCCCCCCTCACCGGGACGGAGTCGCCGTGGCAAGACCCGTCACCGCAAGGCCAGCGCCAAGGGCAGCTGCGGGGACCTGCCCGGGCTTCGTGCAGTTGTGCCACCCCATGAACCTGGGGGACCAGGAAGCCCAGTGGGGCTAGCAGGGGGACCCTCGGCCTGGGAAGCCTGCCCTCCAGCCCTCCGTGGGCTCCACCATGACCTCCTGCTCCGAAAGATGTCTTCATCGTCCCCCGACCTGCTGTCAGCGGCATTGGGAGCCCGGGGCCGGGGGGCTACAGGGGGAGCTGGGGACCCTGGCTCACCACCTCCAGCCCGGGGTGACACCCCGCCAAGTGAGGGCTCGGCACCCGGCTCCACCAGCCCGGATTCACCAGGGGGAGCCAAAGGGGAGCCACCTCCACCAGTAGGGCCTGGTGACGGTGTAGGGCTGCTGGGAACTGGAAGGGAAGGGACGGCGGGACGGGGAGGAAGCCGGGCTGGGTCCCAGCACTTGACCCCAGCTGCACTGCTGTACAGGGCTGCTGTCACCCGAAGTCAG AAACGTGGAATCTCatcagaggaagaggaaggagaggtggaCAGTGAAGTAGAGCTGACCTCAAGCCAGAG GTGGTCTCAGGGCCTGAACATGCGCCAGTCGCTATCTACCTTCAGCTCAGAGAACCCGTCAGATGGGGAGGAGGGCACAGCTAGTGAGCCTTCCCCCAGTGGCACACCTGAAGTTGGCAGTACGAACACTGATGAGCGGCCAGATGAGCGGTCTGATGACATGTGCTCCCAGGGCTCAGAAATCCCACTGGACCCACCCTCCTCAGAGGTGGTTACTGGCCGGGAACCCAGCTCCTTGCCCATCCCACACCACAACCTACTCAGAGGGGAGCAGGTGAGTCGCAACCAGGTACTGGACAGGGAGCAGATGTCCAGTCATTTGAGAGCTGCTGGGGAGACAGATGCAGAGGCCAGAAAGATAGGTACTTCGCCCCTGTGTCACTCGGTATCTGAAGCTGTTTCCTCCCGTACTAAAGAGCAAATATCCACATGGTAG
- the MAP3K12 gene encoding mitogen-activated protein kinase kinase kinase 12 isoform X7, translated as MACLHETRTPSPSFGGFVSTLSEASMRKLDPDTSDCTPEKDLTPTHVLQLHEQDAGGPGGATGSPESRASRVRADEVRLQCQSGSGFLEGLFGCLRPVWTMIGKAYSTEHKQQQEDLWEVPFEEILDLQWVGSGAQGAVFLGRFHGEEVAVKKVRDLKETDIKHLRKLKHPNIITFKGVCTQAPCYCILMEFCAQGQLYEVLRAGRPVTPSLLVDWSMGIAGGMNYLHLHKIIHRDLKSPNMLITYDDVVKISDFGTSKELSDKSTKMSFAGTVAWMAPEVIRNEPVSEKVDIWSFGVVLWELLTGEIPYKDVDSSAIIWGVGSNSLHLPVPSSCPDGFKILLRQCWNSKPRNRPSFRQILLHLDIASADVLSTPQETYFKSQAEWREEVKLHFEKIKSEGTCLHRLEEELVMRRREELRHALDIREHYERKLERANNLYMELNALMLQLELKERELLRREQALERRCPGLLKSHPSRGLLHGNTMEKLIKKRNVPQKLSPHSKRPDILKTESLLPKLDAALSGVGLPGCAKGPPSPGRSRRGKTRHRKASAKGSCGDLPGLRAVVPPHEPGGPGSPVGLAGGPSAWEACPPALRGLHHDLLLRKMSSSSPDLLSAALGARGRGATGGAGDPGSPPPARGDTPPSEGSAPGSTSPDSPGGAKGEPPPPVGPGDGVGLLGTGREGTAGRGGSRAGSQHLTPAALLYRAAVTRSQKRGISSEEEEGEVDSEVELTSSQRWSQGLNMRQSLSTFSSENPSDGEEGTASEPSPSGTPEVGSTNTDERPDERSDDMCSQGSEIPLDPPSSEVVTGREPSSLPIPHHNLLRGEQGPPNSEDSDCDSTELENANSGEALRPPASLPP; from the exons atggcctGCCTCCATGAGACCCGCACACCCTCCCCTTCCTTTGGGGGTTTCGTGTCCACCCTAAGCGAGGCGTCCATGCGCAAGCTGGACCCAGACACTTCCGACTGCACCCCCGAGAAGGACCTGACGCCTACCCA TGTCCTGCAGCTGCACGAGCAGGATGCTGGGGGCCCAGGGGGAGCCACTGGGTCCCCTGAGAGTCGGGCGTCCAGAGTTCGAGCAGATGAGGTGCGACTACAGTGCCAGAGCGGCAGCGGCTTCCTGGAAGGCCTCTTCGGCTGCCTGCGCCCTGTCTGGACCATGATTGGGAAGGCCTACTCCACAGAGCACAAGCAGCAGCAGGAAG ACCTTTGGGAGGTCCCCTTTGAGGAAATCCTGGACCTGCAGTGGGTGGGCTCAGGGGCCCAGGGCGCCGTCTTCCTGGGGCGCTTCCATGGGGAGGAGGTGGCTGTGAAGAAGGTACGGGACCTGAAGGAGACTGACATCAAGCACCTGCGAAAGCTGAAGCACCCTAACATCATCACCTTCAA GGGTGTGTGTACCCAGGCTCCCTGCTACTGCATCCTTATGGAGTTCTGCGCTCAGGGCCAGCTGTATGAGGTGCTGCGGGCTGGCCGCCCTGTCACCCCCTCCTTGCTGGTTGACTGGTCCATGGGCATTGCCGGCGGCATGAACTACCTGCACCTGCACAAGATTATCCACCGAGACCTCAAGTCCCCCAA CATGCTCATCACGTACGACGATGTGGTGAAGATCTCCGATTTTGGCACTTCCAAGGAGCTGAGTGACAAGAGCACCAAGATGTCCTTTGCAGGGACGGTAGCCTGGATGGCCCCTGAAGTGATCCGCAATGAGCCTGTGTCTGAGAAGGTCGACATCTG GTCCTTTGGTGTGGTGCTGTGGGAACTGCTGACTGGTGAGATCCCCTACAAAGACGTAGATTCCTCAGCCATCATCTGGGGTGTGGGAAGCAACAGTCTCCATCTGCCTGTGCCCTCCAGCTGCCCAGACGGCTTCAAAATCCTGCTTCGTCAGTGCTG GAACAGCAAACCACGAAATCGTCCATCATTCCGACAGATCCTGCTGCATCTGGACATCGCCTCAGCCGATGTACTCTCCACACCCCAGGAGACTTACTTTAAGTCCCAG GCAGAGTGGCGTGAAGAGGTAAAGctgcattttgaaaaaattaagtcaGAAGGGACTTGTCTGCACCGCCTAGAAGAAGAGCTAGTGATGCGGAGGAGGGAGGAGCTCAG ACACGCCTTGGACATCAGGGAACACTATGAGCGGAAGCTGGAGAGAGCCAACAACCTGTACATGGAACTTAATGCTCTCATGTTGCAGCTGGAGCTGAAGGAACGGGAGCTACTCAG GAGGGAGCAAGCTTTAGAGCGGAGGTGCCCAGGTCTGCTGAAGTCACACCCTTCCCGAGGCCTCCTGCACGGGAACACGATggagaagctcatcaagaagaGGAATGTCCCACAGAAGCTGTCACCCCACAGCAAAAG GCCAGATATCCTCAAGACTGAGTCTTTGCTACCCAAGCTAGATGCAGCCCTGAGTGGGGTGGGGCTTCCTGGGTGTGCTAAGGGCCCCCCCTCACCGGGACGGAGTCGCCGTGGCAAGACCCGTCACCGCAAGGCCAGCGCCAAGGGCAGCTGCGGGGACCTGCCCGGGCTTCGTGCAGTTGTGCCACCCCATGAACCTGGGGGACCAGGAAGCCCAGTGGGGCTAGCAGGGGGACCCTCGGCCTGGGAAGCCTGCCCTCCAGCCCTCCGTGGGCTCCACCATGACCTCCTGCTCCGAAAGATGTCTTCATCGTCCCCCGACCTGCTGTCAGCGGCATTGGGAGCCCGGGGCCGGGGGGCTACAGGGGGAGCTGGGGACCCTGGCTCACCACCTCCAGCCCGGGGTGACACCCCGCCAAGTGAGGGCTCGGCACCCGGCTCCACCAGCCCGGATTCACCAGGGGGAGCCAAAGGGGAGCCACCTCCACCAGTAGGGCCTGGTGACGGTGTAGGGCTGCTGGGAACTGGAAGGGAAGGGACGGCGGGACGGGGAGGAAGCCGGGCTGGGTCCCAGCACTTGACCCCAGCTGCACTGCTGTACAGGGCTGCTGTCACCCGAAGTCAG AAACGTGGAATCTCatcagaggaagaggaaggagaggtggaCAGTGAAGTAGAGCTGACCTCAAGCCAGAG GTGGTCTCAGGGCCTGAACATGCGCCAGTCGCTATCTACCTTCAGCTCAGAGAACCCGTCAGATGGGGAGGAGGGCACAGCTAGTGAGCCTTCCCCCAGTGGCACACCTGAAGTTGGCAGTACGAACACTGATGAGCGGCCAGATGAGCGGTCTGATGACATGTGCTCCCAGGGCTCAGAAATCCCACTGGACCCACCCTCCTCAGAGGTGGTTACTGGCCGGGAACCCAGCTCCTTGCCCATCCCACACCACAACCTACTCAGAGGGGAGCAG GGCCCTCCCAACTCTGAGGACTCAGACTGTGACAGCACTGAACTGGAAAATGCCAACAGTGGTGAAGCCTTGcggcccccagcctccctccctccatga